The following coding sequences are from one Rhodobiaceae bacterium window:
- the ywrD gene encoding putative gamma-glutamyltransferase YwrD, with protein MRDMHYPGRSTVHAMNGMCATSQPLAAEAAVNLLRQGGNAVDAAICASAVLCVVEPYNTGIGGDCFALLSKGGSGEVVGLNGSGRAPKNASAQKLRDQGISEIGLTSVHSATIPGAVDAWDRLLKDHGTMGFAEVLAPAIRFAEEGFPASPRVSLEWRYLADHLKKDPDAATHFLTNGTGPDVGQVVRMPGLAATLRLIAEKGRAGFYEGDVAEDLVAKLQSLGGEHTLEDFASTKADYVTPTRTDYRGRQVLEIPPNGQGITAQIALNVLGHFELGKLDPHGPERFHLEMEACRLAYDLRDKYVADPEFSAVPVDDLLSAQTAAALADRIDPNRALKDVVANRDPLNRDTIYLTVVDKDRNAISFINSLYQAFGAGITGPKSAVVMQNRGAGFVLTEGHPNCLEGGKRPLHTIIPGMLVEEGKATMPFGVMGGAFQPVGHVHLMTNFIDFGMDVQEALDSPRAFPGAASIEVEKGIDADVRAGLEARGHTVSNALLPLGGGQAIYLDPVHGGLIGGSDPRKDGAAIGY; from the coding sequence ATGCGCGATATGCATTATCCGGGACGCTCCACCGTTCATGCAATGAATGGCATGTGTGCGACCTCGCAGCCACTGGCGGCCGAGGCTGCAGTCAACTTGTTACGTCAGGGCGGCAATGCCGTTGATGCGGCAATTTGTGCAAGCGCCGTCCTCTGCGTCGTAGAGCCCTACAATACGGGGATTGGTGGCGATTGCTTTGCGCTTCTATCAAAGGGGGGCAGTGGCGAGGTGGTCGGTCTTAATGGATCGGGGCGGGCGCCAAAAAATGCGAGTGCGCAAAAGCTGAGAGACCAGGGTATCAGTGAGATCGGTCTGACCAGTGTGCACTCTGCGACCATTCCCGGCGCTGTGGATGCCTGGGATCGCTTGCTCAAAGACCATGGGACCATGGGGTTTGCAGAGGTTCTGGCGCCGGCGATCCGTTTTGCAGAAGAAGGATTTCCCGCTTCCCCCCGTGTTTCGCTGGAATGGCGGTATCTCGCAGATCATCTGAAGAAAGACCCGGATGCAGCTACTCATTTTTTGACGAATGGCACGGGCCCTGACGTGGGGCAGGTCGTACGCATGCCAGGTCTTGCGGCGACCTTGAGGCTTATCGCCGAGAAAGGCAGGGCAGGCTTCTATGAAGGAGATGTCGCTGAAGACCTGGTCGCCAAGCTGCAAAGCCTGGGTGGTGAGCACACGCTAGAGGATTTCGCGTCAACGAAGGCTGACTACGTTACGCCCACACGCACCGACTATCGCGGGCGTCAGGTCTTGGAGATACCACCTAATGGGCAGGGGATCACAGCGCAGATCGCGTTGAACGTCCTGGGACATTTTGAGTTGGGCAAACTCGATCCCCACGGACCGGAGCGATTCCATCTCGAGATGGAAGCCTGTCGTCTCGCCTATGACTTGCGCGATAAGTATGTCGCCGACCCGGAATTTTCGGCTGTTCCCGTTGATGACCTTTTGAGCGCCCAAACTGCTGCCGCGCTGGCGGACCGGATTGATCCGAACCGGGCGCTCAAAGATGTCGTGGCCAATCGGGACCCACTCAATCGAGATACGATCTATCTCACTGTGGTGGATAAAGACCGGAACGCGATCTCTTTTATCAATTCTCTCTATCAGGCCTTTGGGGCCGGCATTACGGGGCCAAAAAGTGCCGTTGTCATGCAAAACCGAGGCGCAGGCTTTGTTCTGACGGAAGGGCATCCAAATTGTCTCGAAGGAGGGAAGAGGCCGCTTCACACCATCATTCCCGGCATGCTTGTTGAAGAGGGCAAGGCGACCATGCCGTTTGGGGTTATGGGTGGTGCGTTTCAGCCGGTCGGCCATGTGCATCTCATGACCAATTTCATCGACTTTGGAATGGACGTGCAGGAAGCGCTCGACAGTCCCCGTGCATTTCCTGGTGCCGCAAGTATTGAAGTTGAAAAGGGTATTGATGCAGATGTCCGGGCGGGGTTGGAAGCGCGAGGGCACACAGTCTCTAACGCGCTTCTTCCGCTTGGTGGCGGTCAGGCAATCTATCTTGATCCCGTCCATGGTGGGTTGATCGGCGGTTCAGACCCCCGCAAAGATGGCGCAGCCATCGGCTACTAA
- a CDS encoding hypothetical protein (conserved hypothetical protein 698): MEEKDLDAARRNLTSNPKGDRRLSSLEQLASLDSMEGIAQAEPTPVPPLLKYVPKGALIHAIYPGLLVALTIGLASTWLSTRYGAPVMLFALLLGMAFHFLHEEGRCIAGIEFAARSLLRIGVALLGVRITFDQIAGLGLGPVLTVVAGVATTIFFGWALAKALGLKSTLGVLSGGSVAICGASAALAISSVLPRNSELERDTILTVVAVTTLSTVAMVLYPLFVGTLGLNHVDAGIFLGGTIHDVAQVVGAGYMVSPETGDVSTYIKLLRVAMLLPVVFLIAFIVTRTNGSGSGSKVPLPIFLFGFAALVVVNSTGYLPTVATDQLADVSRWCLVTAIAALGMKTSFKELAVVGWRPVALVVAETGWIALLVLGSLFFVI, translated from the coding sequence ATGGAAGAAAAAGACCTTGATGCTGCCCGCCGCAATCTGACTTCAAACCCTAAAGGTGACCGCCGTCTCTCTTCACTTGAGCAACTGGCATCGCTCGACAGTATGGAAGGGATTGCGCAGGCGGAGCCGACACCGGTTCCTCCCCTTCTTAAGTATGTTCCTAAGGGAGCGCTCATTCATGCGATCTATCCGGGCCTGCTTGTCGCCCTCACTATAGGTCTTGCATCGACCTGGTTGTCGACCCGCTATGGGGCGCCGGTGATGTTGTTCGCGCTGCTACTCGGCATGGCGTTTCACTTTCTCCATGAAGAGGGGCGGTGCATCGCCGGGATTGAATTTGCGGCGCGAAGCCTTCTGCGGATCGGTGTTGCGCTTTTGGGCGTGCGGATTACCTTTGATCAGATCGCGGGCTTGGGGCTTGGTCCGGTTCTGACGGTTGTCGCTGGCGTTGCCACGACAATTTTCTTCGGATGGGCGCTCGCGAAGGCGTTGGGGCTTAAGTCGACCTTGGGCGTGCTCTCTGGGGGCTCCGTGGCCATTTGTGGGGCGTCTGCAGCGCTCGCGATATCATCGGTCCTGCCGCGCAATTCTGAGCTGGAGCGCGATACAATTCTCACTGTTGTGGCGGTAACTACGCTTTCGACTGTCGCCATGGTTCTCTACCCACTTTTTGTAGGCACACTTGGTCTCAACCATGTCGACGCGGGCATTTTCCTGGGTGGCACGATCCATGATGTCGCACAGGTTGTCGGGGCTGGATATATGGTCTCGCCGGAAACGGGTGACGTTTCGACTTACATCAAGCTTCTGCGTGTCGCGATGTTGCTCCCGGTCGTCTTCTTGATTGCTTTCATTGTTACGCGCACCAACGGGAGTGGGTCGGGCAGCAAAGTGCCTCTGCCTATTTTTCTCTTCGGTTTTGCCGCCTTGGTCGTTGTGAACAGCACCGGGTATCTGCCGACCGTTGCGACCGACCAACTGGCCGATGTTTCCAGATGGTGCCTGGTCACTGCCATTGCCGCCTTGGGCATGAAGACATCCTTCAAAGAACTGGCGGTCGTTGGCTGGCGCCCAGTGGCGCTTGTCGTAGCGGAAACTGGGTGGATTGCCTTGCTGGTTCTCGGTTCTCTTTTCTTTGTGATCTGA
- the echA8 gene encoding putative enoyl-CoA hydratase echA8, with protein MVPKIDPSAFECVLYNVADHVATITLNRPERRNALNRRAYDEVESAFRAVSRDPEVRCVIVTGADPAFCSGEDVKEMMTGEAHEGSIQRLTQVRPEPTPAAVAALECDRPVIAAVNGAAVGWGMELSLFADIRIASEKAKFGEIFIKRGLITDVGGLWRLPSIVGQAQAAELLFTGDIIDAEAAREIGLVSRVVPHDALMAETAALAARIACNAPLALRYMKEGLRRTSYGELREIGSWVSSTLGTLFQTEDHREGVQSFLEKRAPEFKGR; from the coding sequence ATGGTCCCGAAAATTGATCCAAGCGCCTTTGAGTGCGTTCTCTATAACGTGGCGGACCATGTTGCGACGATTACGCTCAACAGGCCGGAGCGGCGAAATGCGCTCAATCGCCGTGCGTATGATGAAGTGGAATCTGCTTTCCGTGCTGTCTCGCGTGATCCGGAAGTCAGGTGTGTCATCGTAACTGGTGCTGATCCGGCTTTCTGTTCTGGCGAAGACGTGAAAGAGATGATGACCGGTGAGGCGCATGAGGGCAGCATTCAGCGGCTGACCCAGGTCCGGCCTGAACCAACGCCCGCAGCCGTAGCCGCGCTTGAATGTGACCGGCCGGTGATCGCCGCGGTGAATGGCGCAGCTGTTGGGTGGGGCATGGAGCTGTCCTTGTTTGCAGATATCCGTATCGCATCAGAGAAAGCCAAGTTTGGAGAGATCTTCATCAAGCGGGGGCTCATAACAGACGTTGGAGGCTTATGGCGGTTGCCCTCTATTGTCGGCCAGGCCCAGGCAGCAGAGCTCTTGTTCACCGGCGATATTATTGATGCTGAGGCTGCGCGTGAGATTGGCCTTGTGTCCCGCGTCGTTCCCCATGATGCGTTAATGGCAGAGACGGCAGCTTTGGCCGCGCGTATCGCGTGCAATGCACCGCTTGCGTTGCGCTATATGAAAGAGGGACTGCGGCGGACGAGCTATGGGGAGTTGCGCGAAATTGGCAGTTGGGTGAGCTCGACGCTTGGTACATTATTCCAAACAGAAGACCATCGCGAAGGCGTGCAGAGCTTTCTTGAAAAACGCGCTCCAGAATTCAAAGGCAGATAG
- the cph2 gene encoding phytochrome-like protein cph2, which translates to MGCCKVLRDRRSWRGQKPGTSESSDQTSDADDLALDAAKLDSLGLEAIAEVGDVFYEWALDQDSLTWADNASVVLGIEQTSALSSGRGYASRLVTGKGITRYEAIVTEGLRDNGSGVAFQIEYAIKNDHGEEHWVEDRGRWFGDSEGRPVRAVGVVRIVTSRRQRDEELNFLVTYDELTGHVNRARLKELLGETLVDLRRNERQGAYLVAAIDNLALINEAYGFDVADQMIVAVGNRLLGELRGSDVIGRCSGNKFGIILSNCSEKQMHATTERLLSVVRDLVIEIDAGPVASTVSIGCVSLPASAKTAQAAMMRAEEALTEAKHSRRASYAAFEHSPERDRARRSNLKIADELLAALNERRLTLAFQPLVSSATLEPVLHETLIRLRQRDGDVVPAGQFIPIAEKLGLVRLIDHRVLELAFEELAHTSQPQLAINVSGYTITDRVWLDMFIALTKSNPGAAERLVVEITETVAIQEISESQQFVQTVRNQGSKVAIDDFGAGYTSFRNLKCLDVDMVKIDGSFVEGLVDKPDNQMFLRSFVDLARNFGLPTVAEFVTCQGEIDYLREIGVEYLQGFHVGEPVLLPPWREDEKEKETTPTDDSRAAS; encoded by the coding sequence ATGGGGTGTTGTAAAGTGTTGCGTGATCGACGTAGTTGGCGCGGGCAGAAACCTGGGACAAGCGAAAGCTCTGACCAGACATCAGATGCTGATGATCTAGCCCTCGATGCTGCCAAGCTTGACTCGCTTGGCCTTGAGGCTATCGCTGAGGTGGGCGACGTTTTCTACGAATGGGCACTGGACCAAGACAGCCTCACTTGGGCCGATAATGCTTCTGTAGTTTTGGGTATTGAACAAACATCTGCGCTCTCTTCGGGCCGTGGCTATGCGTCGCGCCTTGTGACAGGTAAGGGGATCACGCGCTATGAGGCCATTGTTACGGAAGGGCTGCGTGACAATGGATCAGGTGTCGCCTTTCAGATTGAATATGCGATCAAAAATGATCACGGTGAAGAGCATTGGGTAGAAGATCGTGGGCGCTGGTTCGGCGATTCAGAAGGGCGGCCCGTGCGTGCGGTCGGCGTTGTTCGCATTGTAACTAGCCGGCGCCAGCGCGATGAAGAGCTCAATTTTCTTGTGACCTATGACGAGCTTACGGGGCACGTAAATCGTGCGCGCCTGAAAGAACTTCTTGGCGAGACGCTTGTCGACCTGCGCCGTAATGAGCGGCAGGGCGCTTACCTTGTTGCGGCGATTGATAACCTGGCATTGATCAATGAAGCCTATGGCTTTGATGTGGCAGACCAGATGATTGTTGCTGTTGGCAACCGGTTGCTGGGAGAGCTGCGGGGAAGTGACGTTATTGGTCGATGCTCCGGCAATAAATTCGGCATTATTCTGTCGAATTGCTCCGAAAAACAAATGCATGCAACGACTGAGCGGTTGCTGAGTGTTGTGCGTGACCTGGTCATTGAGATCGATGCAGGGCCGGTTGCCTCCACCGTGTCCATCGGTTGTGTTTCTCTGCCAGCTAGTGCCAAAACAGCTCAAGCCGCGATGATGCGAGCGGAAGAAGCGCTCACAGAAGCCAAGCATTCGCGTCGAGCCTCCTATGCCGCTTTTGAGCACAGCCCGGAACGCGACCGCGCCCGCCGGAGCAACCTCAAGATTGCTGATGAACTTCTCGCTGCGCTCAATGAACGGCGCTTGACCTTGGCGTTCCAGCCGCTGGTTTCATCCGCAACTCTGGAGCCGGTTCTTCACGAAACACTAATCCGCCTGCGCCAACGAGATGGCGATGTTGTCCCGGCCGGACAGTTCATTCCTATTGCGGAGAAGCTAGGCCTTGTTCGCCTCATAGATCACCGTGTCCTGGAATTGGCTTTCGAGGAGCTTGCTCATACGAGCCAGCCACAGCTCGCCATAAACGTGTCGGGCTACACAATCACCGATAGGGTTTGGCTCGATATGTTTATCGCGTTGACCAAATCCAATCCGGGCGCTGCGGAACGGCTGGTGGTTGAAATTACAGAAACGGTTGCTATCCAAGAGATCAGCGAAAGTCAGCAGTTTGTCCAGACTGTTCGAAATCAGGGCTCAAAGGTGGCCATTGATGATTTTGGAGCTGGATACACGTCCTTTAGGAACCTCAAGTGCCTTGACGTCGATATGGTGAAAATCGATGGTTCCTTTGTCGAGGGACTGGTAGATAAGCCCGACAATCAAATGTTCCTGCGAAGTTTTGTCGATCTTGCGCGGAATTTTGGCCTTCCGACGGTGGCTGAATTTGTCACCTGTCAGGGGGAAATTGATTACTTGCGCGAAATTGGCGTGGAGTATCTGCAAGGCTTCCATGTTGGGGAGCCTGTCCTTCTCCCGCCCTGGCGTGAGGATGAAAAAGAGAAAGAAACTACGCCGACGGACGACAGTCGCGCCGCGTCTTAG
- a CDS encoding PHB/PHA accumulation regulator DNA-binding domain protein, producing the protein MAKKKPVAGEPITIKKYANRRLYNTATSSYVTLEDLATMVREGQDFLVHDAKSSEDLTRSVLTQIIFEQEQKGHNLLPVPFLRQLISFYGDSLQGFVPSYLEMSMNTFSQERSKLVDKMTSAFGGKERFDQFEEQIRRNISMFEEAIRMFSPFALRSENERDEKSADTEKSALSDGDDLETVKQQLKEIQKELAALSGKDKEK; encoded by the coding sequence TTGGCAAAGAAGAAACCCGTTGCCGGCGAACCGATTACCATCAAGAAATATGCAAATCGGCGGCTCTACAATACGGCAACCAGCTCCTATGTAACGCTGGAAGACCTGGCGACCATGGTCCGCGAGGGCCAGGACTTTCTTGTGCACGACGCCAAATCTTCAGAAGACCTGACAAGATCAGTCCTTACTCAGATCATCTTCGAGCAAGAGCAAAAGGGTCATAACCTTTTGCCGGTTCCCTTTCTGCGTCAACTGATCAGCTTTTATGGCGACAGCCTCCAGGGATTTGTGCCGTCTTATTTGGAAATGAGCATGAATACGTTTTCCCAGGAACGATCAAAGCTCGTTGACAAGATGACATCGGCATTTGGTGGCAAAGAGCGGTTCGACCAATTTGAAGAGCAGATCCGCCGAAACATTTCTATGTTCGAAGAAGCCATTCGAATGTTCTCACCCTTCGCCTTGCGCTCCGAGAATGAGCGCGATGAGAAGTCAGCTGATACAGAAAAGTCTGCACTGAGTGATGGTGACGACCTGGAGACGGTAAAGCAGCAGCTCAAAGAAATTCAGAAAGAGCTCGCGGCCCTCTCGGGAAAAGACAAAGAAAAGTGA